One region of Mycolicibacterium lutetiense genomic DNA includes:
- a CDS encoding TerD family protein translates to MGVSLSKGGNVSLTKEAPNLTAVSVGLGWDIRTTTGTEFDLDASAIACGENKKVLSDQHFVFFNNLRSPEGSVEHTGDNTTGEGEGDDEIINVDLAATPPSITNIFFPVSIYDADGRQQSFGQVQNAFIRVVDRSNGKELARYDLSEDASTETAMVFGELYRNGAEWKFRAIGQGYASGLAGIARDYGVSV, encoded by the coding sequence ATGGGTGTCAGTCTGAGCAAGGGCGGCAACGTTTCGCTGACGAAGGAGGCCCCAAACCTCACCGCAGTCTCGGTCGGTCTGGGATGGGACATCCGCACCACCACTGGGACGGAGTTCGACCTCGACGCCAGCGCCATCGCGTGCGGCGAGAACAAGAAGGTTCTCTCGGACCAGCACTTCGTCTTCTTCAACAACCTGCGCTCTCCGGAGGGGTCGGTCGAGCACACCGGCGACAACACCACCGGTGAGGGCGAAGGCGACGACGAAATCATCAATGTCGATCTGGCCGCAACCCCGCCCAGCATCACCAACATCTTCTTCCCGGTATCCATCTACGACGCCGATGGACGCCAGCAGAGCTTCGGCCAGGTGCAGAACGCGTTCATTCGGGTCGTCGACCGCTCCAACGGCAAGGAACTCGCACGCTACGACCTCTCCGAAGACGCCTCGACCGAGACCGCGATGGTGTTCGGTGAGCTCTACCGCAACGGCGCCGAGTGGAAGTTCCGCGCGATCGGCCAGGGCTACGCCTCTGGCCTGGCCGGCATCGCTCGCGACTACGGCGTCAGCGTTTAA
- a CDS encoding DUF475 domain-containing protein, whose product MLVRTFGFSMVVTVAALIAAFLYGGVEALILTAILGVFEVSLSFDNAVINATVLQRMSEFWQKMFLTVGVLVAVFGMRLVFPLAVVWITAGLDPAHALDIALNPPADGATHFADGSPSYETALTAAHPQIAAFGGMFLMMLFLNFIFSEREITWLSWLERPLGRAGKLDQLAVVVALGILVVASDILAPDQDQLTVLIAGSLGLITYIVVDGLGSMFESDDEEAEDGTAGSEPSQLVRQAGKAGFFLFLYLEVLDASFSFDGVIGAFAITTDPIVIALGLGFIGAMFVRSITIFLVRKGTLSDYVYLEHGAHWAIGALAVVLLVSLGMHVDEIFTGLIGVVLIAAAFISSIIRNRRAAQSDTDDQTPALAS is encoded by the coding sequence ATGCTAGTACGCACATTCGGATTCTCGATGGTGGTGACTGTCGCAGCGCTGATCGCGGCGTTCCTCTACGGCGGTGTCGAGGCCCTGATTCTCACCGCCATCCTCGGCGTCTTCGAGGTGTCACTGTCGTTCGACAACGCCGTCATCAATGCCACTGTGCTGCAACGAATGAGCGAATTCTGGCAGAAGATGTTCCTCACCGTCGGGGTCCTGGTCGCTGTCTTCGGGATGCGTCTGGTGTTCCCACTGGCCGTCGTGTGGATTACCGCCGGCCTGGACCCCGCTCACGCGCTCGACATCGCGCTGAATCCGCCGGCCGACGGCGCAACACACTTTGCCGACGGCTCGCCGAGCTACGAGACAGCGCTAACCGCTGCCCACCCGCAGATCGCGGCCTTCGGTGGCATGTTCCTCATGATGCTGTTCCTCAACTTCATCTTCAGCGAACGTGAAATCACCTGGCTCAGTTGGCTTGAGCGTCCCCTCGGCCGCGCGGGCAAGCTCGATCAGCTCGCCGTCGTCGTCGCTCTGGGCATCCTGGTTGTTGCCTCCGATATCCTCGCACCTGACCAGGATCAACTCACCGTGCTGATTGCTGGTTCGCTAGGCCTGATCACCTACATCGTGGTCGACGGACTGGGCTCCATGTTCGAATCTGACGACGAGGAAGCCGAAGACGGCACCGCAGGATCTGAACCTTCACAGCTGGTGCGGCAGGCCGGCAAGGCCGGGTTCTTCCTGTTCCTCTACCTGGAGGTACTTGACGCATCGTTCTCCTTCGACGGTGTCATCGGCGCCTTCGCCATCACCACCGACCCGATCGTCATCGCGCTCGGCCTGGGATTCATCGGGGCGATGTTCGTCCGTTCCATCACGATCTTCCTGGTTCGCAAAGGCACGCTGTCGGACTACGTCTACCTCGAACACGGCGCGCACTGGGCGATCGGTGCGCTCGCGGTGGTGCTGCTGGTGTCCCTGGGTATGCATGTCGACGAGATCTTCACCGGCCTCATCGGTGTCGTGCTGATCGCCGCGGCCTTTATCTCCAGCATCATCCGCAACCGCCGCGCCGCACAGTCGGACACCGACGACCAAACCCCCGCCCTCGCAAGCTAA
- a CDS encoding TerD family protein, which translates to MGIDYTKRPQPAAPAAPPASGGVNLSKISLTKSSPTVSLTKQGEQQGVMRVNLNWNAGKRSLFGGSKAIDLDLGCLYELADGSKGVVQALGNSFGSEQSKPYIALDGDDRSGNSAAGETMRINLARPEQFRRILIFAMIYSGAANWAAVDGVVTMYPTSGPPIEVRLDSPVDGARICAIAQVYYAQGALHVNREVNYIHGDQADLDRAYQWGMNWTPGRK; encoded by the coding sequence GTGGGTATCGACTACACCAAGCGTCCTCAGCCCGCAGCACCGGCCGCCCCGCCGGCATCTGGTGGGGTCAACCTGTCCAAGATCAGCTTGACCAAGTCCTCACCGACGGTCAGCTTGACCAAACAGGGTGAACAGCAAGGCGTGATGCGGGTCAACCTCAACTGGAACGCCGGCAAGCGCAGCCTGTTCGGCGGCTCCAAAGCCATCGACCTGGACCTGGGCTGTCTGTACGAGCTTGCCGACGGCAGCAAAGGTGTCGTGCAGGCCCTCGGTAACAGCTTCGGCTCCGAGCAGTCCAAGCCCTATATCGCCCTCGACGGTGATGACCGCTCCGGCAACAGCGCTGCCGGTGAGACGATGCGCATCAACCTGGCACGGCCGGAACAGTTTCGCCGCATTCTGATCTTCGCCATGATCTACTCCGGCGCGGCCAACTGGGCTGCGGTGGACGGCGTCGTCACCATGTATCCCACCTCGGGCCCGCCGATCGAGGTCCGCCTCGACTCGCCGGTCGACGGCGCCAGGATCTGCGCGATCGCACAGGTCTACTACGCCCAAGGCGCGCTGCACGTCAACCGTGAAGTCAACTACATCCACGGAGATCAAGCGGATCTGGACCGTGCATACCAGTGGGGGATGAACTGGACGCCCGGACGTAAGTAG
- a CDS encoding AIM24 family protein has protein sequence MTQPLNPSTLPVDDNVPGNNYAFNINLTKPWFMRKGAMIAYYGQIEFRALTQSLQGNLLHMVAQHFSAPLYLGDYVVAEGHGSLVIGDRGYDINAYDLDAGNLTVRAANLLAFEPGLSMNQSIVPGFVTLIGTGKFLASSNGPVMFVEPPARVDPEALVGWADCPAPSHHFDQRWISGFMAAGAARMGFNSGEERQFDFTGAGTILVQSSEKVISDSAIVRTIESQLHGLTFSGLQHLNSVITTQMSAQQR, from the coding sequence ATGACCCAGCCGCTCAATCCGTCGACGCTGCCGGTTGATGACAATGTGCCCGGTAACAACTATGCGTTCAACATCAACCTGACCAAGCCGTGGTTCATGCGCAAGGGAGCGATGATCGCCTACTACGGGCAGATCGAGTTCCGGGCGTTGACGCAGAGCCTCCAGGGCAATCTGCTGCACATGGTGGCTCAGCACTTCTCGGCGCCACTGTATTTGGGCGACTACGTGGTGGCCGAAGGCCACGGGAGCCTGGTGATCGGCGATCGCGGCTACGACATCAATGCCTACGACCTGGACGCGGGGAACCTGACGGTGCGGGCAGCCAACCTGTTGGCGTTCGAGCCCGGCCTATCGATGAATCAGTCGATCGTACCGGGGTTTGTCACCCTGATCGGGACCGGGAAGTTCCTCGCGTCGTCGAACGGTCCGGTCATGTTTGTGGAGCCGCCGGCGCGGGTCGATCCAGAAGCGTTGGTCGGCTGGGCGGACTGCCCGGCGCCCAGTCATCATTTCGATCAGCGTTGGATCAGCGGCTTCATGGCGGCGGGTGCGGCACGAATGGGCTTCAACTCCGGGGAAGAGCGTCAGTTCGACTTCACTGGTGCGGGAACCATTTTGGTGCAATCCAGCGAAAAGGTGATCAGTGATTCGGCAATCGTTCGCACCATCGAGTCGCAGCTGCACGGCCTGACGTTCTCCGGGCTGCAGCACCTGAATTCGGTGATCACCACGCAGATGTCGGCCCAGCAGCGCTGA
- a CDS encoding AIM24 family protein, with protein sequence MVFTKVNSKVVNVNVAQAGGVVARTGAMLFYTGDVAFSPHQVPGAAQMGGAGGLMGMAGRMMQGEHERTMLAQGYGDVHYGFAGLEVHPVDLAPGAVLRVEASRLLAHSAGLQSAVVSVAGASSGGGGMRGMLRGAAAGALTGQGMFTTQLSGQGGAVLLAHGGVIELQVGGPAPVVVDPQAFVAAYGNVSTELKSALSWRDAVGRGSGEAMQLHCVGQGVVYVQASEEKL encoded by the coding sequence ATGGTGTTCACCAAGGTCAACTCGAAGGTCGTCAATGTCAACGTCGCCCAGGCCGGTGGCGTCGTAGCGCGCACCGGTGCGATGTTGTTCTACACCGGCGATGTCGCGTTCTCTCCGCATCAGGTGCCCGGGGCGGCCCAGATGGGCGGTGCCGGTGGGTTGATGGGCATGGCCGGGCGGATGATGCAGGGCGAGCATGAACGAACCATGCTCGCCCAGGGCTACGGCGATGTCCACTACGGGTTCGCCGGCTTGGAGGTCCACCCCGTGGATCTTGCGCCGGGCGCGGTGCTGCGAGTGGAGGCCTCGCGTCTGCTGGCCCACAGCGCGGGGCTGCAGAGTGCGGTGGTCTCGGTCGCCGGCGCGAGTTCCGGTGGCGGCGGGATGAGGGGAATGCTGCGGGGTGCGGCTGCGGGGGCGTTGACCGGGCAGGGCATGTTCACCACCCAACTCTCGGGCCAGGGCGGCGCGGTGTTGCTCGCTCACGGCGGGGTGATTGAGCTGCAGGTGGGTGGGCCGGCACCGGTGGTGGTCGATCCTCAGGCGTTTGTCGCGGCGTACGGCAACGTGTCGACTGAGTTGAAGTCGGCGCTCAGTTGGCGTGATGCGGTGGGTCGTGGTTCGGGTGAGGCGATGCAATTGCATTGTGTGGGACAGGGTGTGGTGTACGTGCAGGCTTCGGAGGAGAAACTATGA
- a CDS encoding AIM24 family protein, with amino-acid sequence MAQLLQMSKKVVEARVHGTSVRALSGSMVAYEGNVSFKSAGFGGGSGVLAGLKQRATGEALSLMECQGDGRIFLAVNAQHVCVLELNNEQLRVESQQLLALAGNLHTDVTFAGLRGASSGQGLFTTVVSGVGQVALLSAGGPLIHLEVSPQYPLVVDPDAFVCAKGNLQQSFVTGVSWRSVVGQGGGEAFSLRWDGIGVVSIQPAER; translated from the coding sequence ATGGCGCAGTTGTTGCAAATGTCGAAGAAGGTCGTCGAGGCGCGGGTACACGGCACCAGCGTTCGGGCCTTGAGCGGCTCGATGGTGGCCTACGAGGGCAATGTGTCGTTCAAGTCGGCCGGGTTCGGCGGCGGGTCGGGGGTCCTTGCCGGCCTCAAACAGCGCGCCACCGGTGAGGCGTTGTCGCTGATGGAGTGCCAGGGCGACGGCCGTATTTTCCTGGCGGTCAACGCCCAGCACGTATGCGTGCTGGAGCTGAACAACGAGCAGTTGCGGGTGGAATCGCAACAGCTGCTGGCGTTGGCGGGCAATCTGCACACTGATGTGACGTTCGCCGGTCTGCGGGGCGCCAGTTCGGGTCAGGGGTTGTTCACCACGGTGGTCTCCGGTGTCGGGCAGGTGGCGCTGCTGTCTGCGGGCGGGCCGTTGATCCACCTGGAGGTGTCCCCGCAGTACCCGTTGGTGGTCGATCCGGACGCGTTTGTGTGCGCCAAGGGAAACCTTCAGCAGTCGTTTGTCACGGGTGTGTCGTGGCGCAGCGTCGTCGGGCAGGGCGGCGGCGAGGCGTTCTCGTTGCGCTGGGACGGCATTGGTGTGGTGTCTATTCAGCCGGCAGAACGGTAG
- a CDS encoding excalibur calcium-binding domain-containing protein: MFVVGLLIPVALAGIVGCSSPAEEGRNLEPESASTAASTTPTTTTQVTTTTTTTTVPPTTGQTSVVPPSLPSETGVAEQPVVAGDPPYLGSADQVEPPVVPYIPAPGPFSSCGAARAAGAAPLHRGSPGYSPALDRDGDGVACETR, encoded by the coding sequence GTGTTTGTCGTCGGTCTGCTGATTCCCGTGGCCCTGGCCGGGATCGTCGGTTGTTCCTCTCCCGCGGAGGAGGGCCGGAATCTGGAACCAGAGTCGGCATCGACAGCCGCATCGACGACACCGACAACCACCACGCAGGTGACCACCACGACCACCACGACCACCGTGCCGCCTACTACCGGCCAGACTTCCGTCGTTCCGCCTTCCCTGCCGAGCGAGACCGGTGTAGCAGAGCAGCCGGTGGTCGCCGGCGACCCGCCGTACCTGGGATCAGCCGATCAGGTCGAACCGCCGGTGGTGCCGTACATCCCGGCACCGGGGCCCTTCTCGAGTTGCGGTGCTGCCCGTGCTGCCGGAGCGGCCCCATTGCATCGCGGCTCTCCCGGCTACAGCCCTGCGCTGGATCGCGACGGTGACGGTGTCGCGTGCGAGACGCGCTGA
- a CDS encoding tellurite resistance TerB family protein produces MGFWDQLRAKTSELNDQLQLKTAQFKNKEFANGAMAMCALVAAADGSIDPSERQKTAALIMNNQALSVFESDDLRQKFNWFCDKLESDFDFGKVEATATVGKLKSKPEQARAVIQIGIIIGGADGTFDEHEKAAVKEACFAVGIDPSEFDL; encoded by the coding sequence ATGGGATTCTGGGATCAGTTGCGGGCGAAAACGTCTGAGCTGAACGATCAGCTGCAACTCAAGACTGCGCAGTTCAAGAACAAGGAGTTTGCCAACGGCGCGATGGCCATGTGTGCGCTGGTTGCCGCTGCCGACGGGTCGATCGACCCATCCGAACGGCAGAAGACAGCGGCCTTGATCATGAACAACCAGGCGTTGTCGGTGTTCGAATCCGACGATTTGCGGCAGAAGTTCAACTGGTTCTGCGACAAGCTCGAAAGCGATTTCGACTTCGGCAAGGTGGAGGCAACGGCCACGGTCGGCAAGCTCAAATCCAAGCCGGAACAGGCACGAGCTGTCATTCAGATTGGCATCATCATCGGTGGCGCTGACGGCACATTCGATGAGCACGAGAAGGCGGCTGTGAAGGAAGCCTGCTTTGCAGTGGGCATCGACCCGTCTGAGTTCGACCTGTAG
- a CDS encoding class I adenylate-forming enzyme family protein, translating into MTPSPLTIPALLQHSVAEFGESTYLVTPTDRLTYLEAEQRSAHLARWLLHQGVGKGSRVGLFFPNGAEWVTWWLAVSRIGAVAVPLSTLYTPAEIAKVLRLADIGLLIAPSTVLNIDVAERLEAALPELAGHSTRRLALRAAPYLRRIALIGDISRPWASPACDETTDEVPVEVLAAAEAEVSPADLAVMVHTSGSTADPKGVLHTHGTLVRQTSTWPTAIRAITGLQESSRILCAMPFFWIGGLLAVTGALHAPVTLVVMPKLDPETALDLAERERITGIVGWPAFTQKLRDHPSFADRDLSSAPMLRDGPLDIAMTDVPDGFPVHRTMSETAGGFVFTDMAIVDEHGSPVASGDTGELLVRGIGVMAGYNKRERSETFDADGWYHTGDKVYRRDGDPRLFYVGRTTDLIKAAGANVSPLEVEAVIAAAADVAQCVVIGIDDPQRGEAVCAVVVPTADLDLAALAAYAREQLSAYKVPTRWALTDSERIPTLPSGKFDRKTLRQLIIDGEIEAVLMRPHRTAG; encoded by the coding sequence GTGACTCCATCCCCGCTGACCATCCCCGCTCTGCTGCAGCACAGCGTTGCCGAGTTCGGTGAGTCCACCTACCTGGTCACCCCCACCGACCGGCTCACCTACCTCGAGGCCGAGCAACGGTCCGCGCACCTGGCGCGGTGGCTACTGCACCAGGGGGTGGGCAAGGGCAGCCGGGTGGGCCTGTTCTTCCCCAACGGCGCCGAGTGGGTGACCTGGTGGCTGGCGGTATCGCGAATCGGGGCGGTGGCGGTGCCGCTGAGCACGCTGTACACGCCGGCCGAGATCGCAAAGGTGTTGCGCCTGGCCGACATCGGGCTCCTGATCGCCCCCAGTACCGTCCTGAACATCGATGTCGCCGAACGACTGGAGGCGGCACTGCCCGAACTGGCCGGCCACTCCACGCGGCGACTGGCCCTGCGCGCCGCCCCCTACCTGCGCCGCATCGCACTGATCGGTGACATCTCCCGCCCCTGGGCGTCCCCCGCGTGCGATGAGACCACCGACGAGGTACCCGTCGAAGTCCTGGCCGCCGCGGAAGCCGAGGTGTCGCCCGCCGACCTCGCCGTCATGGTGCACACTTCCGGATCTACCGCCGATCCCAAAGGTGTCCTGCACACCCACGGCACGCTGGTGCGCCAAACGTCGACCTGGCCCACCGCCATCCGGGCGATCACCGGGTTACAGGAATCGTCCCGGATCCTCTGCGCCATGCCGTTCTTCTGGATCGGCGGACTACTCGCGGTCACCGGGGCCCTGCACGCACCCGTCACCCTGGTGGTCATGCCGAAACTCGATCCGGAAACCGCACTGGATCTGGCTGAGCGCGAACGGATCACCGGGATCGTGGGCTGGCCCGCCTTCACCCAGAAGTTGCGCGATCATCCGTCGTTCGCCGACCGCGACCTGAGCAGTGCACCGATGCTGCGCGACGGCCCGCTGGACATTGCGATGACCGATGTGCCAGATGGATTTCCGGTGCACCGCACCATGTCTGAGACGGCGGGGGGATTCGTGTTCACCGACATGGCCATTGTCGACGAGCACGGTTCCCCGGTGGCATCCGGGGATACCGGCGAACTCCTGGTCCGCGGCATCGGGGTAATGGCCGGTTACAACAAGCGGGAGCGATCGGAGACCTTCGACGCCGACGGCTGGTACCACACCGGCGACAAGGTGTACCGCCGCGACGGTGATCCCCGACTGTTCTACGTCGGGCGCACGACCGATCTGATCAAGGCCGCCGGGGCCAACGTCTCCCCGCTGGAAGTCGAGGCCGTCATCGCCGCGGCTGCCGACGTGGCGCAGTGTGTGGTCATCGGCATCGACGACCCGCAGCGCGGCGAGGCGGTCTGTGCGGTCGTCGTGCCCACCGCGGACCTCGACCTGGCCGCACTGGCCGCCTACGCCCGCGAACAATTGTCCGCCTACAAGGTGCCCACCCGTTGGGCGCTCACCGACAGCGAACGCATCCCCACCCTCCCCAGCGGAAAGTTCGACCGTAAAACCCTGCGGCAGTTGATCATCGACGGAGAGATCGAGGCGGTCCTGATGCGGCCACACCGAACGGCCGGCTGA
- a CDS encoding DUF899 domain-containing protein, whose amino-acid sequence MKTPPIVPAADWQAALDEMLVKEKEFTRARDRLAALRRRMPWTPVDKDYEFEGPEGAANLLDLFAGRRQLIVYRAFLDPGVHGWPEHGCVGCSLMADHIGNLAHLNSRDTTLVYASRGSQADIARIKARMGWSHPWYSMLPRAGAEFDVDFGVDEWHGTNAFIRDGDQVFRTYFINDRGDEAFVNTWNFLDMTALGRQETWEDSPTGYPQAKPYEWWSWHDTYLEARGDGADCGSH is encoded by the coding sequence GTGAAGACCCCACCGATCGTGCCGGCCGCCGACTGGCAGGCCGCACTCGACGAAATGCTGGTCAAGGAAAAGGAATTCACCCGCGCACGGGACCGACTCGCGGCACTGCGCCGGCGCATGCCCTGGACGCCGGTGGACAAGGACTACGAGTTCGAAGGCCCGGAAGGCGCCGCGAACCTGCTCGACTTGTTCGCCGGACGTCGTCAGCTGATCGTGTACCGCGCCTTCCTCGACCCAGGCGTGCACGGCTGGCCGGAGCACGGGTGCGTCGGCTGCTCGTTGATGGCCGACCACATCGGCAACCTGGCCCATCTCAACTCCCGTGACACCACCCTTGTCTACGCCTCCCGCGGATCGCAGGCCGACATCGCCCGGATCAAGGCACGTATGGGATGGAGCCACCCCTGGTACTCCATGCTTCCCCGTGCCGGCGCGGAGTTCGACGTGGACTTCGGTGTCGATGAATGGCACGGCACCAACGCGTTCATCCGCGATGGCGATCAGGTTTTCCGCACCTACTTCATCAACGACCGGGGCGACGAGGCCTTCGTCAACACCTGGAACTTCCTGGACATGACCGCGCTCGGCCGACAGGAGACGTGGGAGGATTCACCCACGGGCTACCCGCAGGCCAAGCCCTACGAGTGGTGGTCCTGGCACGACACCTACCTCGAGGCTCGCGGGGACGGTGCCGACTGCGGAAGCCACTGA
- a CDS encoding ArsR/SmtB family transcription factor encodes MVEDQVLDRAYSALADPTRRRLLEALREGDARISDLAAPLPMTFAGVSRHVGVLEAAGLVQREVRGREHWVSLKPDGLTMAQQWMSEQTDFWSSRADALAARLRRRADSR; translated from the coding sequence GTGGTTGAAGATCAAGTTCTGGACCGCGCGTATTCGGCACTGGCCGATCCGACCCGCCGGCGGCTGCTGGAGGCCCTGCGTGAGGGCGACGCGCGGATCAGTGACCTGGCCGCCCCGTTGCCCATGACCTTCGCCGGCGTCTCGCGTCATGTCGGGGTGCTGGAGGCCGCGGGCCTGGTGCAGCGCGAGGTCCGGGGGCGCGAGCATTGGGTGTCGCTCAAGCCGGACGGCCTGACGATGGCCCAGCAGTGGATGAGTGAGCAGACCGACTTCTGGTCGAGCCGCGCCGATGCGCTGGCCGCGCGGTTGCGGCGGCGGGCGGATTCTCGATGA
- a CDS encoding SRPBCC family protein yields the protein MTEASTVRVRRLMPAAPGVVFDQWLDPEALREWMCPRPVRCVEVVVEPRVGGLVRFDVDDSGTGVLITGQFLVIERPRVLRFTWSNSDWIDPTVVSVVNVEFEPVGDGQTMMSIEHSLLPPEEFDSFHSGWTLTFEQLAAVLESAAT from the coding sequence ATGACCGAGGCGTCGACGGTCCGCGTGCGACGGCTGATGCCCGCGGCTCCCGGTGTGGTGTTCGACCAATGGCTCGACCCCGAGGCGCTGCGCGAGTGGATGTGCCCCCGCCCGGTCCGGTGCGTCGAGGTCGTGGTCGAACCCCGGGTCGGTGGGCTCGTGCGCTTCGACGTCGACGATTCCGGTACCGGCGTACTGATCACCGGGCAGTTCCTGGTCATCGAGCGTCCGCGGGTGCTGCGCTTCACCTGGAGTAACTCGGACTGGATCGATCCGACCGTCGTCAGCGTCGTCAACGTCGAATTCGAGCCGGTCGGCGACGGGCAGACGATGATGTCGATCGAGCATTCCCTTTTGCCGCCAGAGGAATTCGACAGCTTTCACAGCGGGTGGACCCTCACGTTCGAGCAGTTGGCAGCAGTCCTCGAGAGTGCCGCGACCTAG
- a CDS encoding fatty acyl-AMP ligase, with amino-acid sequence MDSGTQVQYEAPEGLLRIEDCLDADGGIVLPPGTTLISLIERNIAHVGDHVAYRYLDYSHAEEEIFELTWSQLGVRLRAVAALLQQVATRGDRVAVLAPQGLDYVVGFFAAIKAGTIAVPLFAPELQGHAERLETALLDSRPTTVLTTTAAADAVRAFLAKLPDTVRPGLVVIDEVPDSVGDGFTPIVVDPDDVSHLQYTSGSTRPPVGVEITHRAVGTNLLQMILSIDLLNRNTHGLSWLPLYHDMGLSMIGFPAAYGGHSTLMSPTAFIRRPERWIRAMSEASKHGRVITAAPNFAYEWTAQRGVPAVGEDIDLSDVVLIIGSEPVIPEVITAFNEVFAPYGLPPTAFKPSYGIAEATLLITTIAPAEQPSVVYFDREKLAVGRAVRVNAHAEGAIAHVSCGHPARSLWAVIVNPAPADGRSAEVPDGEVGEIWLHGNNIGRGYWGRPEETRKVFGVSLHSRLASGSHADGLAEDATWLRTGDLGVYFEGQFYVTGRMADLVQIDGRSHYPQDIEATVAEASPLVRRGYVTAFTVNSDPGADGDGASLVVIAERAGGTRRADPDEASEAIRAAVAARHGVTVADLRFLPAGAIPRTTSGKLARVACRSEYLEGTLGVR; translated from the coding sequence ATGGACAGCGGCACCCAGGTTCAATACGAGGCTCCGGAAGGCCTGCTCCGCATCGAGGACTGCCTCGATGCGGACGGCGGCATCGTGCTGCCGCCGGGCACCACCCTGATCTCGCTCATCGAGCGCAACATCGCCCACGTCGGCGACCACGTCGCCTACCGCTACCTGGATTACAGCCACGCCGAGGAAGAGATCTTCGAGCTGACCTGGTCCCAGCTGGGGGTTCGGCTGCGGGCCGTCGCGGCGCTGCTGCAGCAGGTCGCCACACGCGGTGATCGCGTCGCCGTCCTGGCCCCGCAGGGTCTCGACTATGTCGTCGGCTTCTTCGCCGCGATCAAGGCCGGCACCATCGCGGTACCGCTGTTCGCGCCGGAATTGCAGGGCCACGCCGAACGGCTCGAAACTGCGCTGCTCGATTCCCGTCCGACCACGGTGCTCACCACCACAGCCGCCGCCGACGCCGTACGGGCGTTCCTGGCGAAGCTGCCAGACACCGTGCGTCCTGGGCTGGTGGTCATCGACGAGGTACCCGATTCGGTGGGGGACGGCTTCACCCCCATCGTGGTCGACCCCGACGACGTCTCCCACCTGCAGTACACCTCGGGTTCGACACGTCCACCCGTCGGCGTGGAGATCACCCACCGTGCGGTCGGCACCAACCTGCTGCAGATGATCCTGTCCATCGACCTGCTGAACCGAAACACCCACGGACTCAGCTGGTTACCGCTCTACCACGACATGGGCCTGTCCATGATCGGATTCCCCGCGGCGTACGGCGGGCACTCGACGCTGATGTCGCCGACCGCGTTCATCCGTCGCCCGGAGCGCTGGATTCGGGCGATGTCGGAGGCATCGAAGCACGGCCGGGTCATCACCGCCGCGCCGAACTTCGCCTACGAGTGGACGGCCCAGCGCGGAGTGCCCGCCGTGGGGGAGGACATTGATCTGAGCGATGTGGTGCTCATCATCGGATCGGAACCTGTGATCCCCGAGGTGATAACGGCATTCAACGAGGTGTTCGCGCCGTACGGACTGCCGCCCACGGCGTTCAAGCCGTCGTACGGCATCGCCGAGGCGACACTGCTGATCACGACGATCGCCCCGGCGGAACAGCCATCGGTGGTCTACTTCGACCGCGAGAAGCTCGCCGTCGGCCGGGCGGTCCGGGTGAACGCCCACGCCGAAGGTGCCATCGCGCATGTGTCCTGTGGCCACCCGGCCCGCAGCCTGTGGGCGGTGATCGTCAACCCCGCGCCTGCCGACGGTCGCTCCGCGGAAGTGCCCGACGGTGAGGTCGGGGAAATCTGGTTGCACGGCAACAACATCGGCCGGGGTTACTGGGGCAGGCCGGAGGAGACACGCAAGGTGTTCGGCGTGTCGCTGCACTCGCGCCTTGCCTCGGGCAGCCACGCCGACGGGCTTGCCGAGGACGCCACCTGGCTGCGCACCGGCGATCTCGGGGTGTACTTCGAAGGGCAGTTTTACGTGACGGGGCGGATGGCCGACCTCGTTCAGATCGACGGTCGCAGCCACTATCCACAGGATATCGAGGCCACCGTGGCGGAGGCCTCCCCGCTGGTCCGGCGTGGCTATGTCACCGCGTTCACCGTGAACTCCGATCCCGGTGCGGACGGTGACGGCGCCAGCCTGGTGGTCATCGCAGAACGTGCGGGCGGTACCCGCCGCGCTGACCCCGATGAGGCGAGCGAGGCCATCCGAGCGGCAGTTGCCGCCCGGCACGGCGTGACGGTCGCGGATCTACGATTCCTTCCGGCCGGCGCGATCCCGCGGACCACCAGCGGCAAGCTGGCCCGGGTGGCGTGTCGCAGTGAGTATCTGGAGGGCACTTTGGGCGTGCGGTGA